One window from the genome of Oncorhynchus gorbuscha isolate QuinsamMale2020 ecotype Even-year linkage group LG14, OgorEven_v1.0, whole genome shotgun sequence encodes:
- the hadhb gene encoding trifunctional enzyme subunit beta, mitochondrial, which translates to MASMLMNSLRCCPPVNPAWAVQYATRSLSTSVQLHAQVQTKSKKTLAKPGVKNIVLVEGVRTPFLLSGTTYADLMPHDLARAALQGLLHKTSLPKDAVDYIIYGTVIQEVKTSNVAREASLGAGFSDKIPSHTVTMACISSNVAMTTGVGLITAGQCDTIVAGGVEFMSDVPIRHSRKMRKTMLALNRAKTLGQRLSLIGSIRMAHLTPELPAVAEFSTAETMGHSADRLAAAFGVTRLEQDEFALRSHTLAKQAQDAGLLSDVISFKVPGRDTVAKDNGIRPSSMEQLAKLKPAFIKPHGTVTAANSSFLTDGASAVLIMSEEKALAMGYKPKAYLRDFVFVSQDPKDQLLLGPAYGTPKVLARAGLTMDDIDVFEFHEAFAGQIMANLKALDSDWFAQTYMGRKAKVGAPAMEKFNLWGGSLSLGHPFGATGCRLVTTVAHRLLKEGGQYGLVAACAAGGQGHAMVIEAYPQ; encoded by the exons ATGGCGTCCATGTTGATGAACTCTCTACGGTGCTGTCCTCCAGTCAACCCTGCCTGGGCTGTACAgtatg CGACCCGCTCCCTCAGTACATCTGTCCAGCTCCATGCCCAGG TCCAGACTAAGAGTAAGAAGACATTGGCCAAACCTGGAGTGAAGAACATAGTTCTGGTGGAAGGAGTCAGAACACCGTTCCTTCTCTCAGGAACCAC ATATGCTGATCTGATGCCCCATGACCTTGCCAGAGCAGCTCTACA GGGTTTGCTGCATAAAACCAGTCTCcctaaagatgcagtagattacATCATCTATGGAACCGTCATCCAGGAGGTGAAGACCAGCAACGTGGctagagag GCTTCGTTGGGAGCAGGTTTCTCTGATAAGATCCCATCTCACACCGTCACCATGGCCTGCATCTCCTCCAACGTCGCTATGACAACAG gtgtggGGCTGATCACAGCAGGCCAGTGTGATACCATAGTAGCTGGAGGGGTGGAGTTTATGTCGGACGTTCCTATTCGTCACAGCAGGAAGATGAGGAAGACCATGTTGGCTCTGAACAGAGCGAAGACCCTCGGACAACGCCTCAGCCTTATAGGTTCTATCAGGATGGCTCATCTCACACCTGAG ctGCCTGCTGTAGCAGAGTTCTCCACGGCAGAGACGATGGGTCACAGTGCAGACCGTCTTGCTGCGGCGTTCGGAGTGACTCGGCTGGAGCAGGATGAGTTCGCTCTACGATCACACACACTAGCCAAACAGGCTCAGGATGCAGGACTCCTCAGTGACGTCATCAGCTTCAAGGTGCCAG gtcgtGACACGGTCGCCAAGGACAACGGGATCCGTCCATCTTCCATGGAACAGCTGGCCAAACTGAAACCTGCCTTTATCAAACCTCATggcactgttactgctgctaaCTCTTCCTttctg ACCGACGGTGCATCAGCTGTGCTCATCATGTCAGAAGAGAAAGCCCTGGCCATGGGATACAAGCCCAAAGCCTACCTCAG aGACTTTGTGTTCGTGTCTCAGGACCCCAAAGACCAGCTGCTGCTTGG GCCAGCATATGGAACCCCGAAAGTTCTGGCACGTGCAGGGTTGACTATGGACGACATCGATGTCTTCGAGTTCCATGAGGCCTTTGCT GGCCAGATCATGGCTAACCTGAAAGCGTTGGATTCAGACTGGTTTGCACAGACCTACATGGGACGGAAGGCTAAG GTGGGGGCCCCTGCCATGGAGAAGTTTAACCTGTGGGGGGGCAGTCTGTCTCTTGGTCATCCGTTTGGAGCCACCGGCTGCCGTCTGGTAACCACGGTAGCACACCGCCTGCTGAAGGAGGGGGGCCAGTATGGACTAGTGGCTGCATGTGCTGCGGGAGGACAG GGCCATGCGATGGTGATCGAAGCATACCCCCAGTAG